The region attatgttattgttCAAGACTCTTTATCAATCATTTCAAAATGTTCATCAAAGTTCTTTCATTGATTGTTTCAGATATGGGTCTCGTGCCACGCCTCAAGATTTTGAAATCTATGCTCCAAATGCTTCTTTTGAAGATCCGCTCATGTGTGCTCATGGGTATGCAAATCTTGTAGTTTTACTAGTGAAGTGAAACATAGACTTTTTGATTCTTAGAACTTTAAACACTTTGCATCACAGAGAACTGTTTGCAGTCATGAAACCGGATCGATAAGCAGAGTTTGGTGGTAATAATGAGTTCAGATGTAGTTTGTTGGAGCTTCTCAAAATTATCAGCCTTCTGTAGGAAGTGAACATTGATCATTTTATGCAGTGAGCagatttttccttttccattgaTCCCTATTTGGTCATCTTCAAATGGAGAATTTGTTGCTAAACCTCCATGCAATTTTCCAATAAATCACCCCTAGTTTATTGATCAGAATCATTAGTTTGTTGCTTGTTTTAACCAGAGAAATGTTGTGGGAATGAATGCCtttgcattttcttcttctgctgATTTTATGATCCCACAGGGTGAAGCAGATCGAATCAACTTTCTATTCAATTTCTAAGGTGCTATATTTTCTGTATCAGTAATAATCTTCTTCTttgtaaatatcaaattaatttgaatttatttttctgatttttctaaTCATACACTATGATTTTCTAAACTCTTTCTCCCTCTTGGATTTTGATCTTATCATTATGTCTAAACTACGAGAGGCATATACATTGTGTTGAGTCAtgtaataaattgaaaaaaaaaattgtaattgtttttcagGTCTTTAGTGAATCAGGAATCGTTGAATACAgtgtgaaagaaaaaacaatattgtcaGCAGGAAAGCAGGAGGTTCAGAACTTATTTTGCAATCactcttcatgattttttccagGTTTGGCTATTGGAATAGAAATTTGAAGCTTTACATGATACATTTGCTTCAGATATTAATTGACAGCAAACAGCACTATAAGTTCCTTGGAAGAAATATAGATTTGATATCACTCATTAAGCTATACATCGAGGATGGGAAGGTAGTTCGCCGTGAAGATTGGTATGCTCT is a window of Populus nigra chromosome 10, ddPopNigr1.1, whole genome shotgun sequence DNA encoding:
- the LOC133705405 gene encoding uncharacterized protein LOC133705405, which codes for MDNNISQKDETRECCRKGACEYKPRKPLSEDTIPHILNLYGSRATPQDFEIYAPNASFEDPLMCAHGVKQIESTFYSISKVFSESGIVEYSVKEKTILSAGKQEILIDSKQHYKFLGRNIDLISLIKLYIEDGKVVRREDWWYKKPIGNRETIRFPLVGHLMETLRRGSMLAAHSLMGFGKDPST